One Buteo buteo chromosome 32, bButBut1.hap1.1, whole genome shotgun sequence DNA segment encodes these proteins:
- the LOC142026239 gene encoding E3 ubiquitin-protein ligase TRIM7-like, with translation MASGSSRARERGEGSTHCTVPQHRPDPDRLGCDPAGCGGGTAPSWLERGRLGDAEAVGHRSRFRKGNFQPKQHLEHLAEKLKLLDLEGGREEKEHLCSWRKTTIAFRGDAKASASSHDGPRAHGSPTTAHVEESAREDREQIHSDLEKLKKQREEILELKISGERRCQDYLTQTEVERQKIVSEFRQLRRFLKDQELVLLAQLGELDREMRRRQEEEETKITGEISLLDVLICEMQKKLEQPASRFLQDARRTVDRGKMGSAQRTTETFPDLEQRLHVISQQNSVLREMLGRFQDVLLSELEKEQGPSLGGDGKAFVTLDPDTANPRLILSRDRRGVRWTDAGQDLPTTPQRFDASCCVLGCQGFTVGRHCWEVEVARGRTWALGVARRSVPRKGWLEFQPEKGIWAMGRCGNRYRVFTSPITTFPATGETGRVRVALDYGGGQVTFYLAEREPPIFTFRKASFGGESVFPFFWVGRGSHLRLCP, from the exons aTGGCCTCCGGTTCATCTAGAgcaagggaaaggggagaaggaagcacCCACTGCACCGTCCCGCAGCATCGGCCAGATCCTGACCGCCTGGGCTGTGACCCCGCCGGCTGCGGAGGTGGCACAGCCCCATCCTGGCTGGAGCGAGGAAGGCTTGGAGATGCCGAGGCAGTCGGCCACCGAAGCCGGTTCAGGAAAGGAAATTTCCAGCCGAAACAGCATTTGGAGCATTTAGCGGAGAAGCTGAAGCTCTTGGACCTGgaagggggcagggaggagaaggagcatCTCTGCTCGTGGCGCAAGACGACGATCGCCTTCAGGGGTGATGCAAAAGCATCTGCCTCCAGCCATGATGGACCAAGGGCTCATGGAAGTCCCACTACAGCCCATGTAGAGGAATCTGCCCGGGAGGACAGG gagCAAATACACAGTGACCTGGAGAAGCTCAAGAAACAACGGGAAGAGATTTTGGAATTGAAAATAAGTGGAGAGAGGCGATGTCAGGACTATTTG ACACAGACAGAGGTCGAGAGACAGAAGATCGTGTCTGAATTTCGGCAGCTGCGCCGGTTTCTGAAGGACCAAGAGCTTGTCCTCCTGgctcagctgggagagctggacAGAGAGatgaggaggaggcaggaggaagaggagaccAAGATAACAGGGGAGATTTCACTCCTCGATGTCCTGATCTGCGAGATGCAAAAGAAGCTTGAGCAACCTGCGAGCAGGTTCCTGCAG GATGCCCGACGCACTGTGGACAG GGGGAAGATGGGCAGTGCCCAGAGGACAACGGAGACCTTCCCGGACCTGGAGCAGAGGCTTCATGTCATTTCTCAACAAAACAGTGTCCTCAGAGAGATGCTGGGGAGATTTCAAG ATGTTTTGCTATCTGAACTGGAGAAAGAGCAAGGACCATCTCtaggaggagatggaaaag CATTCGTGACTTTGGACCCTGACACAGCCAACCCCCGGCTCATCCTGTCCCGGGACCGGCGGGGGGTGAGATGGACGGATGCAGGGCAGGATCTGCCCACCACCCCGCAGCGATTTGATGCCTCCTGCTGCGTTCTGGGCTGCCAGGGCTTCACCGTGGGAAGACACTGCTGGGAGGTGGAGGTGGCCAGAGGCAGGACCTGGGCACTGGGGGTGGCCCGACGCTCTGTGCCCAGGAAGGGCTGGCTTGAGTTTCAACCAGAGAAGGGGATCTGGGCGATGGGGCGATGTGGGAATCGGTACCGCGTCTTCACTTCCCCCATCACCACCTTCCCCGCCACTGGGGAAACTGGGAGGGTGCGGGTGGCTCTAGACTATGGAGGGGGGCAAGTGACATTTTACCTCGCCGAGCGTGAGCCCCCCATCTTTACGTTCCGCAAAGCTTCATTTGGTGGGGAGAGcgtcttccctttcttctgggTGGGGAGAGGCTCCCACCTCCGCCTCTGCCCATGA